A genomic segment from Triticum dicoccoides isolate Atlit2015 ecotype Zavitan chromosome 1A, WEW_v2.0, whole genome shotgun sequence encodes:
- the LOC119271817 gene encoding cytochrome b5-like: protein MAGEKKMFGFEEVAKHNVAKDCWLVIAGKVYDVTPFMDEHPGGDEVLLAVTGKDATSDFEDIGHSDSAREMMEKYHIGEIDASTIPAKRTFVPPQQGSHVQAKDSDLLIKILQFLVPILILGLAFGIRHYSKSE from the exons ATGGCCGGCGAGAAGAAGATGTTCGGCTTCGAGGAGGTCGCCAAGCACAACGTCGCCAAGGACTGCTGGCTCGTCATCGCCGGCAAG GTGTATGATGTTACCCCTTTCATGGATGAGCATCCTGGTGGAGATGAGGTACTGCTGGCAGTAACCG GGAAAGATGCAACCAGCGATTTCGAAGATATCGGACACAGTGATTCCGCAAGGGAGATGATGGAGAAGTACCACATCGGGGAAATTGATGCTTCAACCATCCCAGCAAAGCGTACATTTGTACCTCCTCAGCAAGGGTCCCATGTCCAGGCCAAGGATAGCGACCTCCTCATCAAGATCCTGCAGTTTCTTGTTCCCATTTTAATCTTGGGGCTTGCATTTGGTATCCGGCACTACAGCAAATCTGAGTAG
- the LOC119271807 gene encoding GTPase-activating protein gyp7-like: MWAWGLAERAIAGLLGPAGANGGRWNTAVAVGVTAAAGIALVAIVVSSRRGGIKSPWRRRRKRALGPKEWRSLFTPEGKFYDGGVKLLKRVRNGGVEPSIRAEVWPFLLGVYSLNSSEAEREAIKAHNRKGYMLLRKHCLRKNNEESKRSINRKESISSGKVKESVTSVGSEEPEKVSVDDHITSEEENPCVISEQEMQDKTGKAIPENQADESLCSSSSRDEDESQKSDVTHVEASRDDVASVDQSSVEDEEESMPLPKYSNAGGNIEAETKLSKDARPVKSARTVEDFETWQRIIRLDAVRANNEWVSYSPLQAAVTREKAIDSASAVCLKDYDHLEAHRIHHASRLVAILEAYATYDPEIGYCQGMSDLLAPLIAVLEEDDEAFWCFAGFMRKARHNFRLDEVGIRRQLNMVSKIIKTKDFHLYRHLEMLEAADCFFVYRMVVVMFRRELTFEQTLSLWEVMWADQAARRAGIARSSWGKLRLGAPPTDDLLLYAIAASVLEKRKLIIESYSSMDEIIRDCNSMAGQLDIWKLLDDAHDLVVTVQDRIE; this comes from the exons ATGTGGGCGTGGGGCCTCGCCGAGCGCGCCATCGCCGGCCTCCTCGGCCCCGCCGGCGCGAATGGCGGTCGCTGGaacaccgccgtcgccgtcgggGTCACGGCCGCGGCCGGCATCGCGCTAGTCGCCATCGTCGTCTCCTCCCGCAG GGGCGGGATCAAATcgccgtggcggcggcggaggaagcgcGCGCTTGGGCCCAAGGAATGGCGCAGCTTGTTCACGCCGGAGGGGAAGTTTTACGACGGCGGCGTCAAGCTACTGAAGAGAGTTCGGAACGGA GGGGTTGAGCCGAGCATCAGAGCAGAGGTCTGGCCGTTCCTTCTGGGAGT TTATAGCCTGAATAGTTCAGAAGCTGAAAGGGAAGCAATTAAGGCCCATAACAG GAAGGGATATATGCTCTTGAGGAAACATTGCCTGCGAAAAAACAATGAAGAAAGCAAGCGATCAATCAACCGCAAAGAGAGCATTAGTTCTGGCAAAGTCAAAGAATCTGTTACTTCTGTTGGATCCGAAGAACCTGAAAAAGTAAGCGTGGATGATCATATCACGAGTGAGGAAGAAAATCCTTGTGTCATTTCAGAGCAAGAAATGCAGGATAAGACAGGTAAAGCAATTCCAGAGAATCAGGCGGATGAAAGCCTCTGTTCATCTAGTTCACGCGATGAGGATGAGAGTCAGAAAAGTGATGTGACCCATGTGGAAGCGTCTCGTGATGATGTCGCCTCTGTGGACCAGTCTTcagttgaggatgaagaagaaagtATGCCCCTGCCCAAATATTCAAACGCAGGAGGAAATATAGAAGCTGAAACTAAGTTATCTAAGGATGCCCGTCCTGTGAAGTCTGCACGGACAGTTGAGGATTTTGAGACATGGCAACGGATAATTCGTTTGGATGCAGTTCGTGCTAATAATGAATGGGTTTCCTACTCTCCATTGCAAGCTGCGGTTACCAGGGAGAAGGCAATTGACTCTGCTTCAGCTGTTTGTCTCAAAGACTATGACCACTTGGAAGCACATAGGATCCATCATGCGTCACGCCTTGTTGCAATACTTGAGGCGTACGCAACCTATGACCCAGAAATCGGTTATTGCCAGGGCATGAGTGACCTCCTTGCACCTCTCATTGCTGTGCTGGAGGAAGACGATGAAGCCTTCTGGTGCTTTGCCGGTTTCATGAGGAAAGCCCGCCACAACTTCAGACTCGACGAAGTGGGTATTCGCAGGCAACTCAACATGGTCTCCAAGATAATAAAAACCAAGGACTTCCATCTTTACAGGCACTTGGAGATGCTTGAAGCGGCAGACTGCTTCTTCGtctatagaatggtggttgtgatgtTCCGGAGGGAGCTCACCTTCGAGCAGACCCTCAGCCTGTGGGAGGTGATGTGGGCCGACCAGGCAGCGAGGCGTGCTGGGATCGCACGATCGTCCTGGGGAAAACTTCGGCTTGGAGCCCCTCCAACTGATGACCTGCTGCTGTATGCGATTGCAGCCAGTGTACTGGAGAAGAGGAAATTGATAATAGAGAGCTATAGCAGCATGGATGAGATCATTAGGGACTGTAACAGCATGGCGGGGCAGCTGGACATTTGGAAGCTCCTGGACGACGCCCATGATTTAGTGGTGACCGTACAAGACAGGATCGAGTAG
- the LOC119271828 gene encoding protein HLB1-like → MEEPTRPVPADDRAAVEVEDEAGEEEEEPPRSATAKQEEAKAALGAEGSQPFTTRQLVGEIKEDGEADGGGGVGEGDGVGSADAEGSSSSRESMQQFSSHHDVAMELINSVTGVDEEGRSRQRILAFAGKRYLNAIERNPDDPDAYYNWALVLQESADNVDPNSGSSKDTLLEEACKKYAEATRLCPTLYDAYYNWAIAIADRAKIRGRTKEAEDLWRLAIVNYEKAVQLNWNSPQALNNWGLGLQELSAIVPAREKQTIIKTAISKFRVAIQLQFDFHRAIYNLGTVLYGLAEDTMRSGRPDVSPNELYSQSAIYVAAAHALKPNYSVYRSALRLVRLMLPLPYLKVGYLTAPPANNAIAPHTDWERSQFVLNHEGLQKADASGQPPSQSTDSGRKPTRIAVEDIVSVSASADLTLPPGAGLCVDTVHGPRFLVADSWEALDSWLDALCLVYTIFARGKSDVLAGIITG, encoded by the exons ATGGAGGAGCCCACGCGGCCCGTACCCGCGGACGACAgggcggcggtggaggtggaggacgaggcgggggaggaagaggaggagccgcCACGATCGGCCACGGCCAAGCAGGAGGAGGCCAAGGCGGCGCTGGGCGCCGAGGGGTCCCAGCCGTTCACCACGCGGCAGCTCGTCGGTGAGATCAAGGAGGACGGCGAGGCGGACGGGGGCGGAGGCGTTGGGGAGGGGGACGGGGTCGGATCCGCCGATGCTGAGGGTTCTTCGTCCAG CCGAGAGAGCATGCAGCAGTTTTCATCCCATCATGATGTAGCCATGGAATTAATAAATAGTGTCACTGGAGTGGATGAGGAAGGTCGTTCTCGCCAAAGGATTCTTGCTTTTGCTGGAAAAAG ATATCTAAATGCAATTGAAAGAAATCCTGATGACCCTGATGCATATTATAATTGGGCCCTAGTCCTCCAG GAGAGTGCAGATAATGTGGACCCCAATTCTGGTTCCTCCAAAGACACGTTACTTGAGGAGGCCTGCAAAAAGTATGCTGAAGCTACCCGACTTTGCCCGACTCTTTATGAT GCATACTATAACTGGGCCATTGCTATTGCTGATCGAGCTAAAATACGAGGTCGTACCAAAGAAGCCGAAGATCTCTGGAGACTG GCAATAGTGAATTATGAGAAGGCTGTCCAGCTAAATTGGAATAGCCCGCAG GCTCTAAATAATTGGGGCCTTGGACTACAG GAACTGAGCGCCATTGTTCCTGCTCGGGAGAAACAAACCATCATAAAAACAGCTATAAGTAAG TTTCGTGTTGCTATCCAATTGCAATTTGATTTCCATCGGGCTATATACAACCTTGGAACTGTCTTG TACGGTTTAGCTGAGGATACCATGAGATCTGGGAGGCCAGACGTATCCCCTAATGAGCTTTACAGTCAGTCTGCTATCTATGTTGCAGCTGCTCATGCATTGAAACCAAATTACTCG GTCTATCGCAGTGCTTTGCGACTAGTCCGCTTGATG TTGCCTTTGCCATACCTCAAAGTGGGATATTTGACCGCTCCTCCAGCCAACAATGCCATTGCACCACACACTGATTGGGAGAGGTCACAGTTTGTTCTGAACCATGAGGGACTCCAGAAG GCCGATGCCTCTGGCCAGCCTCCATCACAATCAACGGACAGTGGAAGAAAGCCTACCCGAATAGCTGTTGAGGATATTGTTTCTGTGTCAGCATCCGCTGATCTAACATTGCCACCTGGTGCTGGTCTTTGTGTAGATACTGTTCATGGACCTAGGTTCTTG GTTGCTGATAGCTGGGAGGCTCTTGACAGTTGGCTAGATGCTTTATGCCTAGTCTACACTATATTTGCAAGAGGGAAAAGTGACGTTCTTGCTGGTATTATTACTGGCTAA